The window atacaattatctctgaggtacctcagtcgagcagtgaacaAAGgccagggatgttttccaattcctcgcaaagaagggcaatCATTGGTAGATGGGTTAAGAAAAAGACTGATCCCTTtgatcatggtgaagttattaattccactttggttggtgtatcaatacacccagtcactacaaagatacaggcttccttcctaacTCGATTGCTGAAGAAGCAGGAAACCACTCTGGGATTTACGATGAGGGCAATGTTGACTTTGACACAATTACGGTGTGTAATGGCTGTGGTAGGCGACAACTGAGAAtggaacaacattgtagttactctaacCTAAttcacagagtgaaaagaaacCCTGTACAGAATGAAAGTATTCCAAAATATACATCCTGTTTCCAATTAAgcaaaactgcaaaaaatgtgtaaAAGAAATTAATTTAAGGATAAAAATGAactgaatagagctaagcacaggcataGTCCTGGAGGGGGTGGGAAACCTGGTACAGTCTGCttttcaacagacactgggagacaaatccaCCTTTCAGCAGGGCAATAACTTAAAACGCACAGCCAAATATACACGGAGGTTGCTAACCAAAATTACTTGAATGATCCtgagtagcctagttacagttttgacttaaattaatggcaagacttaaatggctgtctagcaatgctcaacaaccaacttgatcgagctttaacttttttttaaagaatgtgcaatattgtacaatccaggtgtgcaaagcttagacttacccagaaactcagttgtaattgctgccaaaggtgattcaaaaatgtattgactctggtgtgaatacttacgtacatttagaaaacatgttttcactttgtctctTGGTGGTGCGGGGGTGAATCAAGTggagtgaatactttctgaaggcactgtagttcaCTGCCTGTTGACTAGACTTATGGCGTGACATGATGTCCCAGAAAACAAGTTCTGGGGCCATATCAAGAGTAGGAGCGCTTTGCCCTACTCTGAGATGTGCTTCATACACATGGACTCTGAAAGGGACTCTCAAATGAAATTATTTCTCTGATCAGAGCTGCACATTGTTTGGCTATAAGCACTTGTTGCTTTGACAGGATGTGGGTAAAGTATATTTGTTTTGATTAACCCTGCCTCTTGCAAGCAGCTGAGGAAAATAAAAAGACAATGCTTAACTGTGGTCTCACTGCCAGTGCCACCTCTCTTGATCAGTCTACCAACGTCAGCACTGATATTCTCACAATCTACTTCTATATTGAAGTAGACCAACTGGTATTACAACATGCACAGTTGTTTAGTCTTACATTAACTCTGACTAGTTTTAACTCCTTTCTGAACAGGTGAGAAGGATGTTGTATTTAATGCTGGATTGGCAAAGAATGAGAATGTTAACTATTTATTTCAAACTGTTCCCCTCTGGCTCCACAGTGAAGGCTGGGGGGAAACGAGTGGCCAAGAAGAGTTATGAGGAGAGTCATGCCACCCACCATGTGAACCCAGAGAGGGAACACAAGGTTCCCAAACCCAGGTACAGTTCAGGTAGTCCCTACCTGTTTAATTCCATTAGGTACTTAATGAATACCACCATCTACAGGGTCTCGCTGATTGACGGAGCTTGGATGATGTATTTTTTTCAACATTTAAGAGAACATCAGGAAAACCTTTAACTGCAATCTTGAGTTTCTTTAAACATGTCATACTGTTCTAGATCTGCAGCCACCTCCAGCCGAATGCAGCTAGTCAGTGTCTTGATGTCAGGGACACTTGACAAGGTAAGGATATCTGACTTAAAATAATGGCTGCATTCGTGTCCCACAAGGGTTGGCCAAGAAACTGGTTTAGCTGTAAACTACAATCATTTGGCTTCATTTGTAATGATCATGCAAGTCAACATTTACTGATAGCCTACCTACTACAGACTGGCATAGTAAAATAGTTTTATTCCAGATTGCTTGGTCAGCCATGATTTTATAAAATTATTTCTTAATTGTTTCAGTTGGGACATGACTTCCCAGAGACCCCAGTAAGTGTGAAACACAGCAGACTCAGACCTGCTTTGGAGAAGGCACACTCGCCAGCTTTCAAGTCTACCTTCTGCATCCAGCAACCGAAAAAGTTCTGAAGCAACACGTGTTGAAGTTGCCTGAAGGAAACATGTGAAGTCAACTGTGAAAGACTAGCAGGAAGGTTTAGTTACATGCATGAGAGGACCAACATGAGATGTCAGAAAAGATTTGAATGTTTAGTGCTCTAGAATCCATTCATCTACTTTGAATTGGTTGCACTTTGTAACTGCTTTTAGTTGAGAAAGTGGGACTTTGTCGGGATATGGGTGGTGTTCTGCTTACTACAAACCAGCATTTACTGTGCCTTTTTATTAATGAGTGTATGCAAGTGAACTAAAACGTACATGGTGGGGATTTTGGAATTGGTATGTTGTATAAGATGGATGTCTGACTGTTTCATCCGTGTCTGTTTTTCACAGTGAAAAGCTTAGCATTTTGTTTACGGCTTGAATAAAAAAAAAGTTGCATGGCGTTAGAAACATGTCCTTTTTGTTTTATGGTTAACAAGGTTACCATTTATAATCAGTTCATTGAATAGCTCGGTTGAAAGTGTTTATCATGCTGCAAATTTTGTCGCGACCACAGGTTGGTGACAAGTACATTATCAGCTTGAAGGACatggttttttttttttcttcgtcTTTATGCGTCACACTTGTATGTCGTGTTCAAGACAATTGGGACAACTCTGAAATCTTTGACTTCAGTGAGTTTACGTCAACTGGcaactggtgggggggggggggattccaaGTTAGAAACTCTGCTCATCCTACCTGAAGATCAGATGTCATGACTGCACAATTGCCAAAGGTCTTTGGGGGTATTTTCCCTGTTGTGAGGTATTTTCTGTCTCGCTGGCCTCTCCTATTGACAGGAGCCATTCTTCCACATGAGCTTGAACACGCCTACATTTCCATAATCTACATACTTTAGTCATGTTATTACAGCATACAATACCATGGTTTCTGAGAGTGAAACTTACTCTGGCATGTCTCAGGGAAGCTTTGCCTCACTGTCTCCACAGAAACTGACCCACAGCAGACTGTCTTTGAATGGAAGTGCTTTGGAAGAAGTTCTCGGCATGTGTGGACctctctttatagtgcactcaCAAAATATCTGAGGCTGACCCCAGCAAAGCACTGAAGACTTCTTCCAGATCCACCATAGAGTATCTAGGGGCTCTTATCTGATATTAACCTAAGTAGTGCTCCACTCTTATTGGGTAGTTGGCTGTTTTATGATAGAAACAGGCAGCGAGTCTCTATGAAATTGCTCAAATTATATCCTAAGCATTTGTATGATGTCTACACAGTTTAATAATTTTCTTCCTGGCAgtcatactgtacatgtatttttatttaactagacattGCAGAGTATAGGCACATTAAGTAAATGGAAGTTGATGCCTACAGCTGTATATAGTGGAAATATTTGAGGAATGCAGAGAAGTTATGGCTTGGTGTGAGCGAGGTCTTACGGACCATGTGTAAGATTATGATCTggaatgtgtgtggggggggggggactactgTAGGAGCCAAAACCGGCTCTTAAACCATTTCATTTGGGCTCCACTTTCCAGTCACCTCGCGGCTTATATTTCATCTTTTGTCTGTCTTTGTGGCAAAGAAGTCAGCTGTCAGTGACAGTGAAGGGCTTTTATGGCACACAGGGAGACAATATGCTATGTTAGCCTTAGGCATTTTGTAAGATGGAGGTAGGCAGTTGAATAACCTTGGAAACAAATGCTTTTACAACAGCTGGCAGCCTTTGCCAGCTTCCATTCTAGCAGATGGTGAGGTTGGACAGATTTGGAATATGAGAAGGTACTGGCTTTGTTCCCTCCTTCAGCTGTGTTGAGGCTCTTTGATCCGCTGGGATTTGGCTGGTTACCTGTGCATGCATAATGAGGAGACTGGAGGACAGAAATaagcaatgcacacacacacaccctgtcccaaAGTCCAGGGCATCTGGCTGTGTTTCAGGAATGAACCAAAGCATGAAGTGATTCATTAATATGACAAAATGGCATGTTTGTGTAGATTTAAGTAAATGTTTTGATACTCAATATACAGTAAATGTAAATCGTTGCATTATTAATTATAGCAATTATACTGCGCATTTGCTTTGCTGTATACTAAATTAATATGCCACATTGAGTTATCTATAATCCATTAAGACTTCCTTTTCATTTTGCTTATGCATAGCACAGCACTTTTATGGCATAAATCCTGTTACAACACTATCTAATTGGGAATAACCTTTGTCAAGGAAATGTCAACCCTGAGGTTATTGTTTCAATTCCCAATACAATTTCATGACTGCAACTGGTTTCAATTGAAAAAATACTTGTATTTAACCCATAAGAGTCTAAAAAGCCCtgtctaggggggggggggtctatggAATCGTTTTAAGAAGCTCATACCAAGGttcattttgctatttgattttgaattttaagcTCCCTTGAAGTAtccaaaaaatatatgtatttttttaggCCTTACTGCTGTTAcccatacaaacgcattgaataacagattcactacatggaacagcagatggtcccccccccaaaaaaaaaaatcaaaggtttgtttgttctgaagtgtctgacCTATACCTGAGAAAATTATTTTGCATGTATTTAACCCTTTATTTTTGgcactacagtgcatttggaaagtattcagaccccttgacattttacaaatgttatgttacagccttattctaaaatggatacaattattttttcctcatcaatctacacacaataccccagaactgatgaaatcaagatttaaatctttggcttgaatgccaagtgtcatgtctggaggaaacctggcaccatcactacggtgaagcatggtggaggcagccatcatgctgtggggatgtttttcagcggcagggactgggagtctagtcaggatcgaggaaaagatgaacggagcaaagtacagagagatccttgataaaaacctgctccagatagtttaggacctcagactggggcaaaaatTAACCTTCCAAGaggataatgaccctaagcacacagccaacataATGCAGGGgctgcttcgggacaagtctcaatgtccatgaatggcccagccagagcccggacttgaacccaatcgaaaacctctggagagatctgaaaatagctgtgcagagacgctccccttccaacctgacagagcttgagaggatctgcagaaaataatgggagaaactccacaaatacaggtgtgccaagcttaacAGGGaagctatatatatttttttttcaagaGCTACAAAAGTTTATATCTGTGATTCTCCTCACACACTTTTTTACCCAGACCTTTGGTACCTTCTGTGTATGTAATTCTGAGGCCTCATAGTCACTTGTGGAGGGATGGAGTGGTTGATGGTATGCTGAGTTGCAGATGGACAGGGCACATTTCCCTGCCAATGACTGCCCATTCCCAGCCATCTGACAGGGTTGATTGCCCCTCTAACGTCTGAATAAACACTTGAGTCCAACAATAACCT of the Oncorhynchus masou masou isolate Uvic2021 chromosome 10, UVic_Omas_1.1, whole genome shotgun sequence genome contains:
- the LOC135547172 gene encoding death-associated protein-like 1 homolog — translated: MVQLSKSEMRESLELKAGHPPAVKAGGKRVAKKSYEESHATHHVNPEREHKVPKPRSAATSSRMQLVSVLMSGTLDKLGHDFPETPVSVKHSRLRPALEKAHSPAFKSTFCIQQPKKF